One genomic segment of Cellulophaga sp. HaHaR_3_176 includes these proteins:
- a CDS encoding MATE family efflux transporter, which produces MNNPITFKNINKLAIPATIAGIAEPLLSITDTAIVGNIDVDGIESLAAAGIVGSFLSMLIWVLGQTRSAISTIISQYVGAGRINDVKTLPAQAIFLNISLSIIILLSTIFIIDDIFRLLNASGKILDYCISYYSIRVWGFPLTLFTFAIMGIFRGLQNTFYPMLIAIVGALVNVFLDLAFVYGIEGFINPMYLEGAGWASLIAQAIMAILAFILLVTKTDISLKLVMPFHSELKRLVIMSLHLFVRAIALNTALILAVREATALGEQYIGAHTIAINIWLFSAFFIDGYSAAGNSISGRLLGEKNYNDLYVLTKKIMTYGLIVSITLMILGFIFYKPIGSIFSNDIPVLQTFYGIFFIVIIGLPINSFAFIFDGVFKGLGEMKYLRNTLLIATFLGFIPTLFITKYLNLGLSGIWIAFTVWMLIRGGALVVEFKRKFMPLRTGLQN; this is translated from the coding sequence TTGAACAACCCAATAACATTTAAAAACATAAATAAACTAGCCATACCAGCTACCATTGCTGGCATAGCAGAGCCTTTGCTATCTATAACTGATACAGCTATTGTTGGTAATATTGATGTTGATGGTATTGAGTCGTTAGCTGCTGCTGGTATTGTAGGTTCTTTTTTATCAATGTTAATTTGGGTTTTAGGACAAACTAGAAGTGCTATTTCCACTATAATATCTCAATACGTAGGTGCAGGAAGAATTAATGATGTAAAAACATTGCCCGCACAAGCCATTTTTTTAAATATTAGTTTAAGTATTATAATACTCCTTTCTACCATTTTTATAATTGATGATATATTTCGCTTGCTAAATGCTTCAGGTAAAATTTTAGACTACTGTATTTCTTATTACTCTATTAGAGTATGGGGTTTTCCTTTAACCTTATTCACTTTTGCCATAATGGGAATTTTTAGAGGCCTACAAAACACATTTTACCCTATGTTAATAGCTATAGTTGGCGCCCTAGTAAATGTATTTTTAGACCTTGCTTTTGTATATGGTATTGAAGGTTTTATAAACCCAATGTATTTAGAAGGTGCTGGTTGGGCTAGTTTAATTGCACAAGCAATTATGGCTATTTTAGCATTCATATTATTAGTTACTAAAACAGATATTAGTTTAAAGCTAGTAATGCCTTTTCATTCTGAACTGAAGAGGTTAGTAATTATGAGCCTACATTTATTTGTTAGAGCAATAGCCTTAAACACAGCTCTAATTTTAGCTGTAAGAGAAGCCACTGCACTTGGCGAACAATATATTGGCGCCCATACTATCGCCATAAACATTTGGCTATTTTCTGCCTTTTTTATTGATGGTTATTCCGCTGCAGGCAATAGTATATCAGGCAGGCTTTTAGGTGAAAAAAATTATAATGACTTATATGTTCTCACAAAAAAAATTATGACTTATGGGCTTATTGTTAGTATAACCTTAATGATTTTAGGTTTCATATTTTATAAGCCTATTGGCTCTATTTTCTCTAATGACATACCAGTTTTACAAACTTTTTATGGTATATTTTTTATTGTAATTATTGGTTTACCTATTAATTCTTTTGCTTTTATTTTTGACGGTGTGTTTAAAGGTTTAGGTGAGATGAAATACTTAAGAAACACGTTACTTATTGCTACATTTTTAGGTTTTATTCCAACACTTTTTATAACTAAATACTTAAACCTAGGCCTCTCAGGAATATGGATTGCCTTTACAGTTTGGATGCTTATTCGTGGAGGTGCTCTTGTTGTTGAATTTAAGCGAAAGTTTATGCCTTTAAGAACTGGCCTTCAAAATTAA
- a CDS encoding GNAT family N-acetyltransferase, producing MRIAKISEIPEILSITKACALYMQEKGIYQWNEHYPSKKAFEKDIKRNELYVLEVDAKIIGTIVISTLKDEEYNPIKWLTTEENSVYIHRLSVSPDYQGKGFAQKMMDFAENFAKQNNFDSIRLDTFGQNTRNMRFYEARDYQKLDAIYFPKQSKHPFFCYELLLK from the coding sequence ATGCGAATTGCAAAGATATCAGAAATTCCTGAAATACTGTCCATAACAAAGGCTTGCGCTTTGTACATGCAAGAAAAAGGAATATACCAATGGAACGAACATTACCCTTCTAAAAAGGCTTTTGAAAAAGACATCAAAAGAAACGAATTATATGTGTTAGAAGTTGATGCAAAAATAATTGGAACCATCGTTATTTCCACCTTAAAAGATGAAGAGTATAACCCTATTAAGTGGTTAACAACTGAAGAAAATTCTGTTTACATTCATAGGCTTTCTGTTTCGCCTGATTATCAAGGGAAAGGCTTTGCTCAAAAAATGATGGACTTTGCTGAAAATTTTGCCAAACAAAATAATTTTGATTCTATAAGGTTAGATACCTTTGGCCAAAATACTCGAAATATGAGATTTTATGAAGCAAGAGATTACCAAAAATTAGATGCTATCTATTTTCCAAAACAAAGTAAGCATCCTTTTTTTTGTTACGAATTACTATTGAAATAA
- a CDS encoding TlpA disulfide reductase family protein, whose amino-acid sequence MRRHLGIAILLLVCSISCNQIEKKPIDSVNEMDVVTTPSSLYTDLDGNPISLNDYKGKKILLNFWATWCSPCIEEMPSLERAMTQLKDDNFVFLLATDESVETINNFKAHNNVKLNFIRYTGALSQLKIYALPATFIYNEQGEEVSVISGATEWDSPEMILKLKNSN is encoded by the coding sequence ATGAGAAGACACCTTGGAATCGCAATTTTACTTTTAGTCTGTTCAATTTCATGCAATCAAATAGAAAAAAAACCTATTGATTCGGTAAATGAGATGGATGTAGTTACCACTCCTTCTAGTTTATACACCGATTTAGATGGCAATCCTATTTCTTTGAATGATTATAAAGGCAAGAAAATTTTACTAAATTTTTGGGCAACATGGTGTAGCCCTTGTATTGAGGAAATGCCTTCTCTGGAGCGCGCCATGACACAATTGAAAGATGATAATTTTGTCTTTCTTTTAGCTACCGATGAGTCTGTCGAAACCATAAACAATTTCAAAGCTCACAACAATGTTAAACTTAATTTTATACGTTACACTGGTGCCCTATCGCAATTAAAAATATATGCGCTACCAGCCACTTTTATTTATAACGAGCAAGGAGAGGAAGTCTCGGTAATTAGCGGAGCAACTGAGTGGGACTCCCCAGAAATGATTTTGAAACTAAAGAATAGCAATTAA
- a CDS encoding universal stress protein: MKNILVPIGTSPDSHEMLQYAVDFAIQFSSEIYVMDVINITSKTGNLGNISEKIEETSIERIKQIIEKVDAKNAIIKIATYNGDIVSGLKDIDKELGIDLIILSPRSNDIQQEQLYLGNTSGRIIKQTNIPSLLVPKGMVFKPYSSILTAFKSGVLKRNRILDPLVEIKGKFNSKVNLLLVKTPGYTDDDLKINTALMDISSQLTITENATTYLGVTENFQAQHPDLLCVFRRKRGFFKKLWEKNTISKSEFFAPVPVLVLSVKKD; encoded by the coding sequence ATGAAAAACATATTAGTCCCTATTGGTACTTCGCCAGATTCTCATGAAATGCTACAATATGCTGTAGATTTTGCAATTCAATTTTCATCTGAAATATATGTAATGGATGTTATTAATATAACATCTAAAACAGGAAATTTGGGTAATATATCTGAAAAAATAGAAGAAACTAGCATTGAAAGAATCAAGCAAATTATTGAAAAGGTTGATGCTAAAAATGCAATTATAAAAATAGCAACATATAATGGTGATATTGTAAGCGGATTAAAAGATATAGATAAAGAATTAGGAATAGATTTAATTATTTTATCACCAAGAAGCAATGATATTCAGCAGGAGCAATTGTATTTAGGTAATACATCTGGTAGAATAATTAAGCAAACAAATATACCGAGTTTGTTGGTGCCAAAAGGAATGGTCTTTAAACCCTATAGTTCTATTTTAACAGCTTTTAAATCAGGCGTTTTAAAGCGTAATCGTATTTTAGATCCGTTGGTTGAGATAAAAGGGAAATTTAATTCAAAAGTTAACCTGTTATTAGTTAAAACACCAGGTTATACAGATGACGATTTAAAGATTAATACAGCTTTAATGGATATTAGTTCTCAATTAACAATTACAGAAAATGCTACGACCTACTTAGGTGTAACAGAAAATTTTCAAGCACAACATCCAGATTTACTTTGTGTGTTTAGAAGAAAAAGAGGCTTCTTTAAAAAACTTTGGGAAAAAAATACAATTTCTAAATCAGAATTTTTTGCACCAGTACCAGTTTTAGTACTGAGTGTTAAAAAAGATTAG
- a CDS encoding 6-carboxytetrahydropterin synthase, with protein sequence MSNIRITKQFNFETGHALYGYDGKCRNVHGHSYKLSVTVIGTPITDTTHVKLGMVIDFGDLKKIVKEEIVDQFDHATVFNKNTPHVELAKELTDRGHMVILADYQPTSENMVIDFSARIKSRLPKNIKLHSLRLQETDTSFAEWYASDN encoded by the coding sequence ATGAGTAATATCAGAATTACCAAACAATTCAATTTTGAAACCGGTCACGCTCTTTATGGGTATGATGGTAAATGTAGAAATGTACACGGACATAGTTACAAACTTTCTGTAACGGTTATTGGAACCCCAATTACAGATACTACTCATGTAAAATTAGGAATGGTAATCGATTTTGGTGATCTTAAAAAAATTGTAAAAGAAGAAATTGTAGATCAATTTGATCATGCCACAGTTTTTAATAAAAACACCCCACATGTTGAGCTAGCTAAAGAACTTACTGATCGCGGTCATATGGTAATTTTAGCTGACTATCAGCCTACAAGTGAAAATATGGTAATTGATTTTTCTGCTAGAATTAAAAGTAGATTACCCAAAAATATAAAACTTCATTCTTTACGACTTCAAGAAACTGATACTTCTTTTGCTGAGTGGTATGCTAGTGATAATTAA
- a CDS encoding UDP-2,3-diacylglucosamine diphosphatase: MQTIIVPEGKKVYFSSDNHLGAPTMKHSYPREKKFVAWLDEIKTDAAAIFLLGDMFDFWMEYKTVVPKGFTRTLGKLAEIADAGIPIYYFVGNHDLWMNGYFEEELGIPVFHKPQQFLINNKSFFIGHGDGLGPGDKGYKRMKKVFTNPFSKWLFRWLHPDLGVRLAQYLSVKNKLISGDDDAKFLGEENEWLVQYCKRKLEKNHYDYFVFGHRHLPLDIKLNEKSSYINLGDWINYYTYGDFNGQTLNLKEYKPQV, from the coding sequence ATGCAAACCATCATAGTACCTGAAGGCAAAAAGGTTTATTTTTCGAGTGATAATCACTTGGGAGCTCCGACTATGAAACATAGTTACCCAAGAGAAAAAAAATTTGTTGCCTGGTTAGACGAGATTAAAACTGACGCTGCTGCTATTTTTTTACTCGGTGATATGTTTGACTTTTGGATGGAATATAAAACTGTAGTACCTAAAGGCTTTACGAGAACACTAGGTAAACTTGCCGAAATTGCAGATGCTGGTATTCCTATATATTATTTTGTGGGTAATCATGATCTTTGGATGAATGGTTATTTTGAAGAAGAACTTGGTATTCCTGTTTTTCATAAACCACAACAGTTTTTAATCAACAATAAATCTTTTTTTATAGGTCATGGTGATGGTCTAGGACCTGGCGATAAAGGATATAAACGAATGAAAAAGGTGTTTACAAATCCTTTTTCGAAATGGTTATTTAGATGGCTACACCCTGATTTAGGAGTACGATTAGCACAATACCTTTCTGTAAAAAATAAACTTATTTCTGGTGATGATGATGCTAAATTTCTCGGAGAAGAAAATGAATGGCTAGTTCAATATTGTAAACGAAAGTTAGAAAAGAATCATTATGATTATTTTGTTTTTGGACATCGCCATTTACCGCTTGATATAAAGCTTAACGAAAAATCGTCTTATATTAATTTAGGAGATTGGATTAACTACTACACATATGGAGATTTTAATGGACAAACATTAAACTTAAAAGAATATAAACCTCAAGTTTAG
- a CDS encoding enoyl-CoA hydratase/isomerase family protein translates to MPTSRENGSLYTNIQNNIATIEFGHPASNSFVSELLDRLAKEFDKISEDDTVHVIILKSEGDRAFCAGASFDELVAVSTLEEGKVFFNGFATVINAMRTCKKVIIGRIQGKTVGGGVGLAAACDYVFATEAASIKLSELTIGIAPFVIAPAVARKIGVAAMSELSLTPTEWKTAYWAQEKGLFSKVFDGVKDLDKELDFFTTNLSKYNPQALKDWKKILWENTDHWDTLLPERAAITGKLAMSEFTKNALSKFNK, encoded by the coding sequence ATGCCTACTTCACGAGAAAATGGAAGTCTTTATACAAACATTCAAAACAACATTGCAACTATAGAGTTTGGCCATCCAGCAAGTAACTCATTTGTAAGTGAATTGTTAGATCGGCTTGCTAAAGAATTTGATAAAATATCGGAAGATGATACCGTACATGTTATCATTTTAAAATCGGAAGGTGATCGTGCTTTTTGTGCTGGTGCTTCTTTTGATGAATTAGTTGCCGTTTCTACTTTAGAAGAAGGTAAAGTTTTTTTTAATGGTTTTGCAACTGTTATTAATGCCATGCGTACCTGCAAAAAAGTTATTATTGGTCGTATACAAGGCAAAACTGTTGGTGGTGGTGTTGGTTTAGCTGCTGCTTGTGACTATGTATTTGCTACTGAGGCCGCATCTATCAAACTATCTGAACTTACTATAGGTATCGCTCCTTTTGTAATCGCTCCTGCTGTTGCGCGTAAAATTGGTGTTGCTGCAATGTCTGAACTTTCTTTGACCCCAACAGAATGGAAAACAGCGTATTGGGCACAGGAAAAAGGACTTTTTTCTAAAGTTTTTGATGGAGTAAAAGACCTTGATAAAGAATTAGACTTTTTTACGACTAACCTATCTAAATATAACCCTCAAGCCCTTAAAGATTGGAAAAAAATACTTTGGGAAAATACTGACCATTGGGATACTTTACTACCTGAAAGAGCTGCTATTACAGGTAAATTAGCAATGTCTGAATTTACAAAAAATGCATTATCAAAATTTAATAAATAA